The following coding sequences lie in one Musa acuminata AAA Group cultivar baxijiao chromosome BXJ1-8, Cavendish_Baxijiao_AAA, whole genome shotgun sequence genomic window:
- the LOC135587599 gene encoding protein ORANGE, chloroplastic-like: protein MLCSGGIVRPPSKPLVPRHPSWRFAPTSKIQRQQPPAILRWTPKASGDADAAVPSSSSVDTAGPGDLAEKNPAGFCIIEGPETVQDFAKMELQEIQDNIKSRRNKIFLHMEEVRRLRIQQRIKNAELGIFNEKQENELPDFPSFIPFLPPLTPANLKVYYATCFTVIGGIIIFGGLLAPTLELKLGLGGTSYADFIRSMHLPMQLSQVDPIVASFSGGAVGVISALMIVEINNVQQQEQKRCRYCLGTGYLACARCSSTGALVLIQPVATVNDGDQPLSPPRTERCSNCSGSGKVMCPTCLCTGMAMASEHDPRIDPFD from the exons ATGCTCTGTTCCGGTGGAATAGTGAGACCCCCCTCGAAGCCGCTCGTCCCTCGCCATCCGAGCTGGAGATTCGCTCCGACGAGTAAGATCCAGAGGCAGCAGCCGCCGGCGATCTTGAGGTGGACGCCGAAGGCCTCGGGAGACGCCGATGCTGCTGTCCCTTCTTCCTCCTCGGTCGACACGGCCGGCCCCGGTGATTTGGCCGAGAAAAACCCCGCGGG CTTTTGTATAATCGAAGGACCTGAAACAGTTCAGGATTTTGCAAAAATGGAATTGCAAGAAATCCAAGACAACATCAAAAGTCGTCGAAATAAGATCTTTTTGCACATGGAGGAG GTTCGCAGGCTAAGGATACAACAGAGAATAAAAAATGCTGAACTAGGAATTTTTAACGAGAAACAAGAAAATGAACTTCCTGATTTCCCTTCATTCATACCCTTTCTGCCTCCCTTG ACACCAGCAAATCTGAAGGTGTACTATGCTACATGCTTCACTGTCATTGGGGGGATCATCATCTTTGGTGGCCTTCTTGCACCAACT CTGGAGCTCAAGTTGGGACTAGGGGGAACATCTTATGCAGATTTTATACGTAGTATGCATTTGCCAATGCAACTAAG TCAGGTCGATCCAATAGTAGCATCCTTCTCAGGTGGAGCGGTAGGAGTTATATCAGCTTTAATGATTGTTGAGATCAACAATGTCCAGCAACAGGAGCAAAAGCGTTGCAGATACTGTTTAGGCACTG GTTATCTCGCATGTGCTCGCTGTTCAAGCACAGGAGCTCTTGTTTTAATTCAGCCTGTCGCCACAGTCAATGATGGTGATCAGCCTTTATCGCCGCCTCGAACAGAGAGGTGCTCGAATTGTTCAGGTTCAGGGAAG GTTATGTGTCCGACGTGTCTCTGCACAGGGATGGCTATGGCCAGTGAGCATGACCCACGGATCGATCCATTCGATTAG
- the LOC103994604 gene encoding RNA-binding KH domain-containing protein PEPPER codes for MAAEPENSAGNETSAEAETKAEVPSSPAAEAETEENDAAAEEDEEEEEEDEEEDEVEEAAEDESPLAEAAPTAQGGGVEVKKWPGWPGDNVFRLVVPVLKVGSIIGRKGELIKKLCEETKARVRILEGPIGVSDRIVLISGKEEPEAEISPAMDAVLRIFKRVNGISDSSSNSGSVPGTCSVRLLVASSQAVNLIGKKGEAIRSIQESSNATVRVLSGELPFYAAPDERIVEIQGESLKVLKALEAVTGHLRKFLVDHSVLPLFEKSYNTPVTQDRPVDTWGENTQSYSHGVQQSAIGNDYGLPLKRDPFFIDRESQLDSQIPRSGLALYGQDPAVSGLRSSALGRTGSALEVTQKMQIPLTYAEDIIGIGGGNIAYIRRTSGAVITVQETRGLPDEITVEMKGTTAQVHVARQLVQEFITGRREPVSSNYGGVDTGLRSSYSQLASTAYPSSSYASHSYGGYGSSGLGGYGGYRP; via the exons ATGGCGGCGGAGCCCGAAAACAGTGCCGGAAACGAAACCTCCGCCGAAGCCGAGACCAAGGCAGAGGTGCCATCCTCCCCCGCCGCGGAGGCCGAGACCGAGGAGAACGACGCCGCCgccgaggaggatgaggaggaggaagaggaggatgaggaggaggacgaggtggaggaggcggcggaggacgAGTCTCCTCTCGCCGAGGCTGCCCCGACGGCGCAGGGTGGCGGCGTGGAAGTCAAGAAGTGGCCCGGGTGGCCCGGAGACAACGTGTTCCGCCTCGTAGTGCCCGTTCTGAAGGTGGGGAGCATCATCGGCCGCAAGGGGGAGCTCATCAAGAAGCTCTGCGAGGAGACCAAGGCTCGCGTTCGGATCCTTGAAGGGCCCATCGGCGTCAGTGATCGCAtt GTTCTGATATCTGGTAAAGAAGAACCAGAAGCTGAGATATCCCCAGCTATGGATGCTGTGCTAAGAATCTTCAAACGTGTTAATGGTATTTCAGATAGCAGCTCAAACTCAGGATCTGTTCCTGGTACATGTTCAGTACGATTGTTGGTGGCCTCATCACAAGCTGTGAATTTGATCGGGAAGAAAGGTGAAGCAATAAGGTCTATTCAAGAGAGTAGTAATGCCACTGTGCGGGTTCTATCAG GCGAGTTGCCATTTTATGCTGCTCCAGATGAAAGAATTGTAGAAATACAGGGTGAATCATTGAAGGTCCTCAAAGCCCTTGAAGCAGTTACTGGGCATCTCAGGAAGTTTTTGGTTGATCACAGTGTACTTCCTTTGTTTGAGAAGAGT TATAATACACCAGTTACACAAGACAGGCCAGTTGACACATGGGGTGAAAACACTCAATCTTATAGCCACGGCGTGCAACAGTCTGCAATTGGCAATGACTATGGTCTTCCTTTGAAGAGAGATCCCTTTTTTATTGATCGTGAATCTCAATTAGACTCACAAATACCACGTAGCGGACTGGCATTATATGGACAGGATCCTGCTGTCTCTGGTTTACGTTCTTCGGCGCTCGGGCGCACTGGCAGTGCTTTAGAG GTCACACAGAAAATGCAAATTCCACTTACATATGCGGAAGATATTATTGGCATAGGAGGGGGCAATATAGCATACATAAGACGTACCAGTGGAGCAGTAATTACTGTTCAAGAGACCAGAGGATTGCCCGATGAGATAACTGTTGAAATGAAGGGCACAACGGCACAGGTTCATGTTGCTCGACAGCTCGTTCAG GAGTTCATCACGGGGCGTAGAGAACCTGTGTCAAGCAACTATGGTGGTGTTGATACAGGATTGAGATCGAGTTACTCGCAGTTGGCGAGTACAGCATACCCATCCTCATCTTATGCATCACATTCCTACGGTGGATATGGTTCGTCTGGACTAGGAGGGTATGGTGGATATAGGCCTTGA
- the LOC103994602 gene encoding ATP-dependent Clp protease proteolytic subunit-related protein 4, chloroplastic, translated as MVDFGQQYNEVSGGRGRGGAPEHKMAFVLAASPSLRSTGGFVAGSRLPGDFLRYKISKPSLCCPSSPASFARKCCLSASMLVPFRRDDAREPPPPDLASSLYKNRIVYLGMPLVPSVTELILAEFLYLQYEDAVHPINLYINSAGAAKVGEKLPSVTEAFAIYDVMRFIKPPIFTLCVGNAWGEAALLLAAGTKGHRAALPSSRIMIRRHAAQCQEEDTDSVRKIVRDTNFELICLYSFHTGEPPWKISEDIRRPKYLTPHEAVEYGIIDKVLFNEREPKER; from the exons ATGGTTGACTTTGGTCAACAATATAATGAGGTTAgcggagggagagggagagggggagcaCCGGAACACAAAATGGCATTCGTTCTCGCCGCTTCTCCTTCTCTCCGCTCCACGGGAGGCTTCGTTGCCGGAAGTCGACTTCCCGGCGATTTCTTGAGGTACAAGATCTCCAAGCCCTCGCTATGTTGTCCGTCCTCGCCCGCCTCCTTTGCCCGGAAATGCTGCCTCTCCGCTTCAATG CTCGTCCCTTTTAGAAGAGATGACGCTCGGGAGCCGCCGCCTCCAGATTTGGCGTCTTCCTTGTACAAGAATCGGATCGTATACTTGGGCATGCCGCTCGTCCCATCTGTTACGGAGCTCATCCTGGCAGAGTTTCTTTACCTTCAGTACGAGGATGCTGTGCACCCCATTAATCTTTACATAAACTCGGCTGGCGCTGCCAAG GTTGGAGAGAAACTGCCGTCTGTCACAGAGGCTTTTGCGATCTATGATGTTATGAG ATTCATTAAACCACCTATTTTCACACTCTGCGTTGGCAATGCTTGGGGAGAAGCTGCTCTACTTTTGGCTGCTGGTACTAAAGGACATCGTGCTGCTTTGCCATCATCGAGAATAATGATCCGGAGG CATGCTGCTCAATGTCAAGAAGAAGATACCGATTCTGTAAGGAAAATAGTAAGAGACACAAACTTTGAGTTG ATTTGTCTCTACTCATTCCACACAGGAGAACCTCCCTGGAAGATCAGCGAAGACATCAGGCGACCAAAGTACTTGACTCCTCATGAAGCTGTTGAATATGGCATAATTGATAAG GTGTTGTTCAATGAAAGAGAGCCGAAGGAAAGATAA